TCGTAAAATTTCCGTCACGGCACCAGCTTGTATCGGACAAATTTCTGGATTTGGTGCAGACAGTTATATTTTAGGAATCTTGGCAGTGATACGACACAAGTAGCAGACTTGAGGAGGACGCACGATGAATGAGATGGAGACTATTTTAGAATGGACGTTTATCGCACGCAGTGATATTCCAAACGATGTCGCAAAAATCATGGCTTCAACGGAAACACCGATTGCGGCTTTTAAGACGATTCGTGACCGGGCTATTTTTACAAACAAACGGTTGAGTATCCGCGACTCTCAGGGAGTAACAGGTTCGAAAGTCGAAATGTATTCCATTCCCTATACTTCGATTAATATGTGGGCGACTGAAAATGCTGGAATCTCTCTGGATTTGAGTGCCGAAGTTGATTTGTGGACACGTGCCGGTCATTTCAAAATAAACCTTCGACGGGGAATCGATGTGCGCGAATTCGATCAGATTATTGCTGAAGCAATGTTTGGTGTGGTGTAGATTTTTGCTAGTTATGGCCTTGTCGAAGTGAACTTCCTGGATTGGGACATTACGGCATTAAAATTCGGTTAAAACGTTCCAATAAATAGTTATTGGAACGTTTTGGACTTTTTATTCGCTTGAAATGTCCCAATAAGCCGAGATTGGAACATTTCTCTTGAAAAATAGTATCAAAATGTCCCAATTATGGGGACAAACAAAAAACTCAGACTTTTCGGTCTGAGTTTTTTGATTTGAATGCTATTCTCCAACCATCCCATCGCCATCACGGTCAATCATATAGGGATATAACCAATGATCACTGTAGATAGGCATGCTAAACCCAGCATCTTTAGCCTCTTGGATGGTCACTTGCCCGTTTCCATTTGTATCAACCGTGGTAACATCATTAACTTCTGTTTCAATAGGGGCTTCTTCCACAACTGTTTCGACAACGGGAACCTCCTCAACCACTTCTGGTTCCGGTTCTGGCTCGTCGGTCCAACTCAAGCCTGTAGCATAATCGAGATGCACACTCGGTTGAATATTAGGTACATAAATATGGAACATTAGTGCTTCACCGTTATCTTCAATCGACATTCCTTCCATATAAATACCTGAAGCCAACAAATTATCACCTTCAAAATACGGCGTCACTCGGTAACGCACATGGTTCTCGGTCGTTTCAATATAATTCGCAATAAAGTTCTCAAAAGGAATCA
This genomic interval from Jeotgalibaca porci contains the following:
- a CDS encoding PH domain-containing protein, with the translated sequence MNEMETILEWTFIARSDIPNDVAKIMASTETPIAAFKTIRDRAIFTNKRLSIRDSQGVTGSKVEMYSIPYTSINMWATENAGISLDLSAEVDLWTRAGHFKINLRRGIDVREFDQIIAEAMFGVV